GTCATGTTTACTTTCTGAAACAAGTTTCCGTCTGGATTGAAGACCTCAAGTTGGTACAAACCTCTGTCGGTCCTGACTGCTGAGTCCAGCCAGAAGGTTCCATTGGTGAAGAACTTAATCCGATTCATATAGTCCGGATCCAAGACTTTAGACACATTATTTGTGAATCGAAAGACAagactttctttttctttgttcaGCCTAATATCTTTTCCAGTTGTGTCTGAAGTCAGATGAAGGAAGAATGGCTCTCCTAATGTTCCAGAACACTTCACAGTTCCAACAGCATCAGAAAGATTGCAGATTCTGGAACCTGATACCAAAATTAAAATGAATAAATTACTTCCTCTTTGACAACTAAATTCAACCATCAGGACTCGCAGCAGAAATCGTAGACACTGCACCAAGAACCCACAAAAACCTTAGTAAGAATTAAAACATTGCTCCCCAAGTAGTAAGAATACAAGCAGTATCTGTAGCATAGTTGTCACACTTTATCTGAATTTTAGTCCTACACTATCCATTGATAACATAAGATGTCTATATCTGTCACAAATTAAGGTTTCTTGTTTACGTAAACACAAGCTTTTAAAATGATGATTTgaacaactttttttttgcttttggtTACATTCCCCATGCTATAATGCAAAATATGTTACAATATTATATTTACGATACAGCTGAGAGTTTGGATGACACGCTGAAAGTGACCTCCAGTGTGCTTTTCTAAGCCTTAATGTCATTACATGTCCCTGCTTCCAGGCTTAAAAGAGTGAGCCAAGAAGGGGAAGAGAAAGGTCCCGTCCTCCATCTTTGGGTGTGCTGTTGTTACAGAGTGTTCTCCACCTCACCCTGCCGAGGTACAGCCTGCCACGTATCTTACCCTGTGTAGCTCTGAAGACCACCAGGAACACAACCAGAATAAGATCCATTTGTTCTGCCTGAACCAGAAGACTCCTAGTGGAACATCAACCGCCCAGTAGATCGTTCTGGCTTTGTGTACGATGAGCTCGGTGGTATGGTCGATGTTTCTTAAGGGGGGTCCTTATTCATGTGAGACtcagtgtgaacacacacagaccacacaaacaaaatgtcagcctcatTTTGAACATCTAAAGGTCTTCAAGATATAGCCAGTGCTCAGGGACTCCAAAAGCCTTTGTCCGCTTTGTATGACAGTTAATAGTTAATCACTGTGAAAGTAACATCTTATGCTTGACAAACCAGTTAATCTCTGAGAAATTAAAACCTCCTGATGGTAAAGGGTTTTAGGGCAGTGTAGTAACACTAATTCTAAGGTTTCTCTGGTGAAGTAGTAATTTTTTACTCACCTAAAACCATACTACTACTAGAAGACTAGAAGCCGTTTCTGAAGTGTTGCTTTTGAGGGCCAGTGTACAAACTCAGATGAAAGGGTTTATGATATTTATAGTCATGGGTTGCTGGAAGTATGTTATTTATAGACCAGGGTTGACAATGTTGGCTATAGAACAGCATTTTAAAACAGATATTGTGTTCGGTGTTTTTGTGATATTTTTACGTTATTTCTAGATTTCTATTTCTTTAAATTGACCCTATCTGTGCCTGCCAGCTAAAATATCTGGCCTGCCACACTATTTGGATAATCCGATAATTTTTGTGTCGTTTTTTCAACAAAATAAAAGTGCCAGAAAGTTTTTGAATCAATGTTTTATTTCTAAGTGAACTGGGAGTTTTTATTCCAAAATAATTCTGACCGAAGTTGAAGCAGAAAGTCTACTTTGAATGTGCcatgcttctctctctggtgctaCCTAATATTATATTAATCAACACGAATCATCCTTACCAAAAATGCAGagtgaaacaaaatgtttttattacatAAAGATCCAAAAACAGTAGTCTATTTGTGCacaaatgaattattattttttactatTGGTGTCCCTGACAAAGCTGAAATCAAACCCATGCCCTTGCACCCCAGCTTTGCATTAATCAAACCAGTTAGAATGACCACAATTTCCTGGTTGTCTTTCCATCCTTCATTGTATACTCAATTTTCACTAATAACCTTTTTATATTTAGACTTTTTGATCGTAAAATCATTTTCTTGCAAGCTATCTTAAACGTACAGTGTGTAGCATGTAGCTAATTTCACTTTGCACACAATGTAGGCTACAACAAGATACTCTTTAAACGTCTATCGCAATTTCCAGAGCCATTTTTTATCACTGATGATCTTAAATTAGCCTAAGATTATGTTCTGGCCCACCATTTAATGGCTTACAAAATTATTTGCGGATCCCTGATTTAAGGGCACATTCAGACAAACCCAAAATCCCCAGAGTATCTGATGTATCCCTATCTAATAATTGTATAAGCTGTATCaatatttgattgtttttctTATGTTTGTACATGAGTAGAAAAGCTttaagtgtgtgttttaatgtgtaCACAAAGTCTGTGTCTGTTATGACATTTTCATTTCCTGTTACTACACAGTGCATGAGATACAATTGTCAAATGTAAAATGGTTAACAGGATTAAACACCTCACACTCCTGCAGAGAGGGATGATGCTCGAAACAAGAAGACagttgcaacacacacacatacacacagacacacacacatacacacagacacacacacatacacacagacacacacacatacacacagacacataccatATACATCACCAAAGATTGTGTTGCGAGTTCAAAGCAACAAAGACATTTTGGTTTCAGCTAGCCTGGTTTAGCTTCACTGCTTGCTCTTGATCTCTCGGTGGAACTCACCGTACTCACACCCTTACATACACGTAGTATGTATACACatagtacacatgcacacagttaaCCACTTGTAATGGAAGAGAACAATAACCCTTACCTGCAAGCTATGGTTTTCTAATGGACATTTCCACAAaggttgttagtgtgtgtgcatgcatgcttgGGTGTGtaggtatttgtgtgtgtgcatgtatatctATGTGTGGGTGAgcaagtgcatgtgtgtatgtgtgcatcacAGCTAAACCCCacccaaaaaatacaaaagcCACACTAACAGATTACATGATGTCTGTACAGTTTACTGGACGAGATTGCACTAATGAACAAATTACAGAAAGTAATTAATTACagtaatgaatgaatgacagtACACGACAAATTACAGTCACAAATGAATTTTtgtatttgaatgtattttttcaCAAATTCCGTCGATCTGTGTGCAACTTCTCTGGTCAGGAGAAATGCTGGTCTGCCTGTAGGGTGGAGCCACCataacctcctccaccctttcctCCCCTTCCACCCTCTCCTTTTCATCCTCAccctttcctccacctcctccccacatACACATGCGTCTCTACAGAGCGACCTGTCCGTACTCCACCTcctgaggaacaggagagggagtgtctctctctctcgtcctccccaCTATCACGTCTGTGtagctctcttcttctcctattCCACCTGAGGGTTAGGACAGGGTTAGTTGTAGGACAGGGTTAAGCCTAGGAGAGGGTTGTGCATTGGACAGGATTAGGTCAAGGTTAGGGCTACGACATGGTTAGGTCTAGGACGGGGCTAGTATTTCATTAGAGAGAGACAAGGCTCCTGCAGTTCACCTGAGTGCACATTTTGTGACCTGGTCTTCTTCAGAAAATGTTTGATGCccagaagcagagagaagaggaggaggagggtcgcAACGGTGACAGAAACCGTCACAATCACAGTGAAATCTATGTCGGGAAACTCTGATGGGACACCTGTAACCGGGACAATTGAGAGATGACGAGAGAAAACAGGAATATTTTGGCTGCATTGAttttttcacaaacacacacatactcacaaagAAATACACAGCGGAGGGAGGATTTAGACAGAAGTTAAAAACACAGTAGAAGCCATAGAAGTAAACGTTAACCAGAAAACAGGAAAAGCCAAAAATACTAATAATACCTAACTTACCTTGGATCTCAAGGGTCATGTTCACATTCTGAAACAATTTTCCGTCTGAATTGAAGACCTCAAGTTGGTACAAACCTCTGTCTGTCCTCACTGCTGAGTCTAGACAGAAAGTTCCATTGGTGAAGAACTTAATCCGATTCATATAGTCTGGATGCAAGACTTTAGACACATTATATTTAAATCGAAAGACACTGTGTTTGCCATTGTTGAATTTAAACAGTGTCATCTCTTTTCCAGTTGTGTCCAAGGTCAGCTGAAGGAAGAATGGCTCTCCTAAAGTTCCAGAACACTTCACAGTTCCAACAGTGTCAGAAAGATTACAGGTTCTGGAacctgtaaaataaaataaaagattaAATAACTTCCTCTTTGACAACTAAAATCTACATATCAGTCCTCACATTAGACATCACAGACACTGTACCCAAAAAAACAGTTATAACCATAGTaacaattaattaaatgtatCCCCAATTGGTACGAATACTTGTGTAGTAGTCCTACACTACCTATTGATGACATAAGATCTCTGTTGCTGTCATAACATTTGTTTTTAACTTTTAAACACCTATGATTAACTTTtatgctttttttttacattcattctgcaaaaagaaaaaaaaaaatatttgcagtCAAGGGTTTGAATAAGTTTAAATACATTCATGattaaataatgtgtgtgttaaAATATACATTGAACCTAAAGTGATCTCAAATGTGCTTTTCATAGCCCCAATATCTGTGTCGCGTGATCAAACTTCCACGCTTAAAAGAGCgggcaagggagaggaacagaaagGTCCCGTCCTCCATCTTTGGGTGTGTTGTTGTTACAGAGTGTTCTCCACCTCACCCTGCTGAGGTACAGCCTGCCATGTATCTTACCCTGTGTAGCTCTGAAGACCACCAGGAACACAACCAGAATAAGATCCATTTGTTCTGCTTGCACCAGAAGACTCCTAGTGGAACATCAACCGCCCAGTAGATCCTTCTGGCTTCGTGTACGATGAGCTCGGAGGTGTGGTCGATGGTTTCTAAAGGGGGGGTCCTTATTCATGTGAGACtcagacaacacaaacacacgcacacaatgtcAGCCTCATTGTGAAAATCTTCTAGAAGGTCTTCAAGAGATAGCCAGTGCCGAGGGACTCCAAAAGCCTTTGTCCGCTTTGTATGACAGTTAATAATTCATCACAGTGAAAGTAACATCTTATACTTGAACCAGTTCATCTTTTAGAAAATAAAACCTCCTGATGGTAAAGGGTTTTAGGGCAGTGCAGTAACACTTATCCTAAAGTTTATCTGGTGAAGCAGTATTTTTTTTACTCACCTAAAACAGCACTACTGGAAGACTAGAAGCCGATTCTGAAGTGTTGCTTTTGAGGGCCAGTGTACAAACTAAGATGAATGGGTCTATGATATTTAGAGACATGTTGCTGGTAGTCTGTCATTTATAGACCATGGTTGACAATGTTGGCTATAGAACAGCATTGAAAAACAGACATTGTGTTTAGGTGTATTTAAGCAACAAAGAAATGTTGGTTTCAGCTAGCCTGGTTTAGCTTCGCCTTCACTGCTCGCTCATGATCTCTCGGTGGTCCTCACCACGctcacacccttacacacatgaACAGATGCACACTAACCACTTAGCTTAAAATGGAACAGAAAGAGAACCTTGACCTGCCAGATATTGTTTCAAATTGAAATTTTCATAGAGGTTGTTTGTATGTGTCCAtgcatgtatgtgcgtgtgtgtgtgagtgtgtgtataggtatttgtgtgtgtgtgcatgcatgtctttgtgtgtgtgtgcatcacagCTAAACCCCACCCAACAAGTACAAAAGCCACACTAACAGATTGCATGATGTCTGTAGTTTACTAGACTAGATTACAGGAAACAAAGTAcaaaaagtaatgaatgacAGTAATGGACAAATTACATCAATAAATGAATGATAGTAAGTGATATTTACagtaatgaatgaatgacagtACAGGACAAATTACAGTCATGAATGATGATTtgtatttgaatgtattttttcaCAAATTCAGTCGATCTGTGTGCAACTCGTCTGGTCAGGAGAGGTGCTGGTCTGCCTGCAGGGTGGAGACACCATAACTTCCTCCACACTTTCATCTCCTCCCAccctttcctccacctcctttcctcctcctcctcatgcgtCTCTACAGAGCGACGGTCATCTCGACCCACTCGTAATCCACCTcctgaggaacaggagagggtgtggctctctcttttttcctccccACCATCAAGTCTGTTGCTGTGCAGATCACGTCCTCTACTCCTCCACCTTAAGGTTAGGACAGGGTTAGATCTAGGACAGGGTTAGATGTAGGACATGGATATGGCTCGGACAGGGTTAGGATATGATCAAAGAAAGAGAATGCTCCTGTAGTTCACCTGAGTGGACAGGTTGGGACCTGGTCTTCTTTAGAAGGTGTCTGACGCCCAGAAactgagagaagagaaggaggacggTCGCCACTTTGACAGACACAGTCAAAGATATGTAGGTGAACTGGGATGGGACTGAGAGATGACAAGAGAAAACTCAAGAATATTTTGGCTGTGTTGATTTTTCatggaaaataaacattttagtcAGCTTGTAAGCTCTGATTCttagcctcttcctctgtggttcTCTCTTGACCGTACCTGAGCAGGCAGAAAGCTGGATAGTGTTCCTGTTGGTGCTGATGTCATTCTGAACTTCACAAGTCACACTTCCTGTCATATGACCCTGcaaggtgatggtggtggtgtgaTGAGATTGGTTGGAGATACTAATGTTGGTCAGTGATTGGCTGTCCAGACTCCAGCGGTACTCCACAGGTTCTCCCTCTGAGGAGCATGTGAcctgagtctctcctccagacagacagatgagagaCAGGACTGGCTCAGACACGGGgactgacacccacacacacacaagcacaaacacacacacaaatacaaaagacagacacgcaccactcgcacacaaacacacatgctcacatagAAATACACAGCAAAGGGGGGATTAAGACAGAAGTTTAAAACACAGTAGAATCCATAGAATTAAACCTTAACAGGAAAACAGGAAAAGgcaaaaatacaaatgacacCTGAACATACCTTGGATCTCAAGTGTCATGTTTACTTTCTGAAACAATTTTCCGTCTGAATTGAAGACCTCAAGTTGGTACAAACCTCTGTCCGTCCTCACTGCTGAGTCCAGCCAGAAAGTTCCATTGGTGAAGAACTTAATCCGATTCATATAGTCTGGATGCAAGACTTTAGACACATTCTTTGTGAATCGAAAGACAAGGCTTTGTTTGTACAGCCTCATCCCTCTTCCAGCTGTGTCTGAAGTCAGATGAAGGAACAATGGCTCTCCTAATGTTCCAGAACACTTCACAGTTCCAACAGCATCAGAGATATTGCAGATTCTGGAACCTGATaccaaaaaataaatgaataaattactTGCACTTTGACAACCAAATTTGACCTATCAGGACTCACACCAGAAATCACAGACACTGTGCGCCTAGAATCCGCTAATAACCTTAGTAAGAATTAATACATTTCTCACCAATTAGTAAGAATACAAATAGTATTTTGTAACGTTGTTGTCACACTTTCTCTgaattttacattacatttacatttcgtcatttagcagacgctcttatccagagagacttacagtaagaacagggacattgCTCCGAGGCATTTTAGTGCTACACTATCCATTGATCACATAAAATTCATATGTCTGTCACAAATTAATGTTTAATGTTTACGTAAACACCAGTTTTAAAATGATTATTTGAACaacttttatttcttttttttgcttttgATTACATTCACCCCGCTTTAATTCAATATATGCTACAATACTATATTTATGATATAGCTGAGAGTTTGGATATGACACGCTGAAAGTGACCTCCAGTGTGCTATTCTAAGCCTTAATGTCATTACATGTCCCTGCTTCCAGGCTTAAAAGAGTGAGCCAAGAAGGGGAAGAGAAAGGTCCCGTCATCCATCTTTGGGTGTGCTGTTGTTACAGAGTGTTCTCCACCTCACCCTGCCGAGGTACAGCCTGCCACGTATCTTACCCTGTGTAGCTCCGAAGACCACCAGGAACACAACCAGAATAAGATCCATTTGTTCTGCCTGAACCAGAAGACTCCTAGTGGAACATCAACCGCCCAGTAGATCGTTCTGGCTTCGTGTACGATGAGCTCGGTGGTGTGGTCGATGGTTTCTAAAGGGGGGGTCCTTATTCATGTGAGACTcagtttgaacacacacaaacacacacacataatgtcaGCCTCACTGTGAACATCTTCTAGAAGGTTTTCAAGATATAGCCAGAGCTGAAGGACTCCAAAAGCCTTTGTCCGCTTTGTATTACAGTCAATAGTCCATCTCTGTGAAAGTAACATCTTATACTTGAACCAGTTCATCTTTCAGAAAATAAAACCTTTCTGATGTTAAAGGGTTTTAGGGCAGTGCAGTAACACTGATCCTAAGGTTTATCTGGTGAAGCAGCATTTTTAACTCACCTAAAACAGCACTACTACTGGAAGACTAGAAGCCGATTCTGAAGCGTTGCTTTTGAGGGCATTGTACAAACTAAGATGAAAGGGTCTATGATATTTAGAGACATGGGTTGCTGGTAGTCTGTCATTTATAGACCATGGTTGACAATGTTTGCTATAGGACAGCATTGAAAAACAGACACTGTGCTTAGGTGTGTTTAAGCAACAAAGAAATGTTGGTTTCAGCTAGCCTGGTTTAGCTTCGCCTTCACTGCTCGCTCATGAACTCTCGGTGGTCCTCACCACGctcacacccttacacacatgaACAGATGCACACTAACCACTTAGCTTAAAATGTAACAGAAAGAGAACCCTGACCTGCCAGATATTGTTTCAAAATGAAATTTTCACACaggttgtttgtatgtgtgcatgcatgtgtttgtgtgtataggtatttgtgtgtgtgtgcgtgcatgtctaTGTGTGGGTGAGCATGtgcatctgtgagtgtgtgtgtgtgtgtgggggtgtgttcgTGTGCATCACAGCTAAACCCCACCCAACAAGTACGAAAGCCACACTAAGTGGTTGCATGATGTCTGTAGTTTACTAGACTAGATTACAATAAACAAAGTACAAACAGTAATGAATGACAGTAATGGACAAATGACAGTAATAAATGAATTATAGTAAGTAATTAATTACagtaatgaatgaatgacataCAGGACAAATTACAGTCATGAATGATTGTTtgtatttgaatgtattttttcaCAAATTCAGTTGATCTGTGTGCAACTCGTCTGGTCAGGAGAGGTGCTGGTCTGCCTGCAGGGTGGAGCCACCATAACCTCCTCCACACCTTAATCTCCTCCCCGccctttcctccacctcctcctcctccccacacacacatgcgtctCTACTCTACAGAGCGACGGAAATCTTGACCTGTCCATACTCCACCTcctgaggaacaggagagggtgtggctctctctctcctcctccccactgtCACGTCTGCGTAgatcacttcctctcctccacctgcaggtTAGGACAGGGTTAGGTCTAGGACAGGGTTAGGTCTAGGACAGAGTTAGTTGTAGGACAGGGTAAGGCCTAGGAGTGGGTTAGGTCTTAGAGAGGGTTAGGCCTAGGACAGGGTTGGGTCTAAGACGGGGCTTGTATTTgataagagagagacaaggctcGTGCAGTTCACCTGAGAGCACATTTTGGGACCTGGTCTTCTGGAGGAGGTGTCTGACgcccagaaacagagagaagaggaggaggagggtcgcCATGGTGGCAGACACAGTCACAGTCACAACTATGTACGGGAACTGGGATGGGCCAACTATAATCGGGACAACTGAGCGATGACAAGAGAAAACACAAGAATATTTTGGCTGCATTCATTTTTCATGGAACATTGTGGTCTGCGTGTCAGCTGTGATTCTTAACTTCTTCTGTGGTTCTCTCTCGACTATACCTGAGCAGGCAGAAAGCTGGATTGTGTTAATGCTGGTACTGACGTCATTCTGAACTTCACAAGTCACACTTCCTATCATATGACCCTGcaaggtgatggtggtggtgtgaTGAGATTGGTTGGAGATACTAATGTTGGTCAGTGATTTGCCGTCCAGACTCCAGCGGTACTCCTCAGGTTCTCCCTCTGAGGAGCATGTGAcctgagtctctcctccaggcagACAGATGAGAGACAGGACTGGCTCAGACACGGGgactgacacccacacacacacacacacatgtacacacaaacacacaccatccacaccACCAAGGTTGTGTTGTGAGTTGAAAGCAACAGAGAAATGTTGGTTTCAGCTAGTCTGGTTTAGCTTCACTGCTCGCTCATGATCTCCCGGTGGTCCTCACCACattcacaccctcacacacacatacacactaaccaCTTGAAATCGAAGACCAAAACAACCCTGACCTGCCAGCTATGGTTTCAAATGGAAGTTTTCACAAAGgttgtttgtgtgcgtacgtgtgtgtgggtgtttctgtgtgtgcctgcatgtctatgtgtgagtgagcatgtgcatgtgtgtgtgtgactgtgtgtgcgtataggtgtgtatgcgtgtgtgtttgtgtgtgtctgtgtgtgtatgtgtgtgtgtgtgtgagtgcgtgtgtgtgcatcgcAGCTAAACCCCAcccaacaaataaaaaaaacaattccaTGATGTCTGTACAGTTTACTGGACTAGATGGTGCACAAGGAATGGCACAAAGGTATGGATGACAgtaattacagttttttcccattgcttagacacaaacatttCAAATAACACACAGTTAGTGAAATCTGACACTCAAGGAGCACAACAGAAGGCCAGACCTGCACAACTATAAGCACATTCTCAGCCTCACACTATTTGcaaaatactacacacagtgtTTTGCAAGTCACTAAACACCCTTTTGTACATTAGACACAGAAATGTGAGATGATGTCACTTCATTGCCTTTTTTACACTGCCTTGTAAAATGCCACACATGTGAACAGATGGATCAAACACGGGCGTCAGGTGCACAAGCACTA
The genomic region above belongs to Hypomesus transpacificus isolate Combined female chromosome 20, fHypTra1, whole genome shotgun sequence and contains:
- the LOC124482640 gene encoding uncharacterized protein LOC124482640, with the protein product MDLILVVFLVVFGATQGSRICNISDAVGTVKCSGTLGEPLFLHLTSDTAGRGMRLYKQSLVFRFTKNVSKVLHPDYMNRIKFFTNGTFWLDSAVRTDRVPVSEPVLSLICLSGGETQVTCSSEGEPVEYRWSLDSQSLTNISISNQSHHTTTITLQGHMTGSVTCEVQNDISTNRNTIQLSACSVPSQFTYISLTVSVKVATVLLLFSQFLGVRHLLKKTRSQPVHSGGGVEDVICTATDLMVGRKKERATPSPVPQEVDYEWVEMTVAL